The following are encoded together in the Streptomyces rapamycinicus NRRL 5491 genome:
- the pyrF gene encoding orotidine-5'-phosphate decarboxylase, whose product MTDTAEPFGARLRGAMDARGPLCVGIDPHASLLADWGLGDDIAGLERFTRTVVDALAGKVAVLKPQSAFFERFGSRGIAVLERAVADARAAGALVLMDAKRGDIGSTMAAYASAYLDPAGPLFSDAVTVSPYLGFGSLRPALEAARAAGAGVFALALTSNPEGAEVQHAVRPDGTTVAASVLTALKAENAAEAAEGRLGSYGAVVGATLGGTAHRLGADLAIDGPLLAPGIGAQGATPADLPAVFGAAVRNVLPSVSRGVLRHGPDAASLVAAASRMADEVRAVAE is encoded by the coding sequence GTGACCGACACCGCCGAACCCTTCGGTGCGCGCCTGCGCGGCGCCATGGACGCCCGCGGCCCGCTCTGCGTCGGCATCGACCCGCACGCCTCGCTGCTCGCCGACTGGGGGCTCGGGGACGACATCGCGGGCTTGGAGCGGTTCACCCGTACGGTTGTCGACGCCCTCGCCGGCAAGGTCGCCGTCCTCAAGCCGCAGTCGGCCTTCTTCGAGCGGTTCGGCTCCCGCGGCATCGCGGTGCTGGAGCGGGCCGTCGCCGACGCCCGCGCCGCCGGGGCGCTGGTGCTGATGGACGCCAAGCGCGGCGACATCGGCTCGACCATGGCCGCGTACGCCTCCGCCTATCTGGATCCGGCCGGCCCGCTGTTCTCGGACGCGGTCACCGTCAGCCCGTACCTCGGCTTCGGCTCGCTGCGCCCGGCGCTGGAGGCGGCGCGGGCGGCGGGAGCGGGCGTCTTCGCGCTGGCGCTGACGTCCAACCCGGAGGGCGCGGAGGTGCAGCACGCGGTACGGCCCGACGGGACGACCGTGGCGGCCTCCGTGCTGACCGCGCTCAAGGCCGAGAACGCCGCCGAGGCCGCGGAGGGCCGCCTCGGCTCGTACGGGGCCGTCGTCGGGGCCACGCTCGGCGGCACCGCGCACCGGCTGGGCGCCGATCTGGCGATCGACGGGCCGCTGCTGGCCCCCGGCATCGGGGCCCAGGGCGCGACCCCCGCCGATCTTCCGGCGGTGTTCGGCGCGGCGGTGCGAAATGTTCTTCCGAGCGTCAGCCGGGGGGTGCTCCGGCACGGTCCGGACGCCGCGTCGCTGGTCGCGGCGGCCTCCCGAATGGCTGATGAAGTGCGTGCCGTGGCCGAATAA
- the gmk gene encoding guanylate kinase has protein sequence MAAHSARPRLTVLSGPSGVGKSTVVAHMRKEHPEVWLSVSATTRRPRPGERDGVHYFFVDDGEFDKLIANGELLEWAEFAGNRYGTPREAVMDRLGAGEPVLLEIDLQGARQIRESMPEAQLVFLAPPSWEELVRRLTGRGTEAPEVIERRLEAARTELAAESEFDTTLVNTSVEDVANELLALMRVA, from the coding sequence ATGGCAGCACACTCCGCACGACCGCGACTGACCGTGCTCTCCGGCCCCTCCGGGGTCGGCAAGAGCACGGTCGTCGCCCATATGCGCAAGGAACACCCCGAGGTCTGGCTCTCGGTATCCGCCACGACCCGGCGACCGCGCCCCGGGGAGCGGGACGGCGTCCATTACTTCTTCGTGGACGACGGGGAGTTCGACAAGCTCATAGCCAATGGTGAGCTGCTGGAGTGGGCCGAATTCGCGGGCAACCGCTACGGCACCCCGCGCGAGGCGGTCATGGACCGCCTCGGAGCGGGCGAGCCGGTGCTGCTGGAGATCGATCTGCAGGGCGCCCGGCAGATCCGCGAGTCCATGCCGGAGGCGCAGCTGGTCTTCCTCGCTCCGCCGAGCTGGGAGGAGCTGGTGCGTCGGCTCACCGGCCGGGGCACCGAGGCGCCCGAGGTGATCGAGCGGCGGCTGGAGGCCGCGCGGACCGAGCTGGCCGCCGAGTCAGAATTCGATACGACCTTGGTCAATACCTCCGTCGAGGACGTGGCGAATGAGCTGCTAGCCTTGATGCGAGTGGCTTGA
- a CDS encoding integration host factor — translation MALPPLTPEQRAAALEKAAAARRERAEVKNRLKHSGASLHEVIKQGQENDVIGKMKVSALLESLPGVGKVRAKQIMERLGISESRRVRGLGSNQIASLEREFGGAAG, via the coding sequence GTGGCTCTTCCGCCCCTTACCCCTGAACAGCGCGCAGCCGCGCTAGAAAAGGCCGCCGCGGCTCGCCGGGAGCGCGCCGAGGTCAAGAATCGACTCAAGCACTCCGGCGCCTCCCTGCACGAGGTCATCAAGCAGGGCCAGGAGAACGATGTCATCGGCAAGATGAAGGTGTCCGCTCTCCTCGAGTCCCTGCCCGGCGTCGGCAAGGTCCGCGCCAAGCAGATCATGGAGCGGCTCGGCATCTCCGAGAGCCGTCGTGTGCGGGGTCTGGGCTCCAACCAGATCGCGTCGCTCGAGCGTGAGTTCGGCGGCGCCGCCGGCTGA
- the rpoZ gene encoding DNA-directed RNA polymerase subunit omega, with the protein MTAPEGIINPPIDELLEATDSKYSLVIYAAKRARQINAYYSQLGEGLLEYVGPLVDTHVHEKPLSIALREINAGLLTSEAIEGPAQ; encoded by the coding sequence ATGACCGCGCCCGAGGGGATCATCAACCCTCCGATTGATGAGCTGCTCGAGGCCACCGACTCCAAGTACAGCCTGGTGATCTACGCGGCCAAGCGCGCGCGTCAGATCAACGCGTACTACTCCCAGCTCGGTGAGGGCCTGCTCGAGTACGTCGGCCCCCTCGTGGACACCCACGTCCACGAGAAGCCCCTCTCGATCGCGCTCCGTGAGATCAACGCGGGCCTGCTGACCTCCGAGGCCATCGAGGGCCCCGCCCAGTAG